A genomic segment from Microbulbifer elongatus encodes:
- the ilvD gene encoding dihydroxy-acid dehydratase, translating into MPQYRSRTSTAGRNMAGARALWRATGMKDDDFHKPIIAVANSFTQFVPGHVHLKDMGQLVAREIEKAGGVAKEFNTIAVDDGIAMGHDGMLYSLPSREIIADSVEYMVNAHCADALVCISNCDKITPGMLMAALRLNIPVIFVSGGPMEAGKTKLADHKLDLVDAMVIAATDDASDEKVAEYERSACPTCGSCPGMFTANSMNCLTEALGLSLPGNGTMLATHADREQLFLRAGREIVALAKRFYEEDDYAALPRSIANRAAFSNAMALDIAMGGSTNTILHLLAAAQEGEIDFDLSDIDRLSRKIPQLCKVAPNTQKYHIEDVHRAGGVMAILGELEAGGLLDASLPTVHSRSFKEALEQWDIRRTDNPDVHKFFRAGPAGIPTQTAFSQDCRWNNLDGDREQGCIRSVEHAYSSEGGLAVLFGNLAPNGCVVKTSGVEEELWHFEGPAHIVESQEDAVAHILEGKVQEGEAVIVRYEGPKGGPGMQEMLYPTSYLKSKGLGKSCALITDGRFSGGTSGLSIGHVSPEAAGGGNIALVQDGDLVRIDIPKRLIEIDVPEEELQRRRAAMDAKGGEGWKPAKVRPRKVSRALKAYALLATSADKGAVRDID; encoded by the coding sequence ATGCCTCAGTACCGCTCTCGCACCTCCACCGCCGGCCGCAATATGGCCGGCGCCCGCGCCCTTTGGCGCGCCACCGGCATGAAGGATGACGATTTCCACAAGCCGATTATTGCCGTGGCCAACTCCTTTACCCAGTTCGTGCCCGGGCACGTGCACCTGAAGGATATGGGGCAACTGGTGGCCCGGGAGATTGAAAAAGCCGGCGGCGTGGCCAAAGAGTTCAACACCATCGCCGTGGACGACGGTATCGCCATGGGCCACGACGGCATGCTCTACAGCCTGCCGAGCCGCGAGATCATTGCCGACTCCGTGGAATATATGGTGAACGCCCACTGCGCCGACGCCCTGGTGTGCATCTCCAACTGCGACAAGATCACCCCGGGAATGCTGATGGCGGCACTGCGCCTGAACATTCCAGTGATTTTCGTTTCCGGTGGCCCCATGGAAGCGGGCAAGACCAAACTCGCTGATCACAAACTGGACCTGGTGGACGCGATGGTGATCGCCGCTACCGACGATGCAAGCGATGAAAAAGTCGCCGAGTACGAGCGCTCCGCCTGCCCCACCTGTGGCTCCTGCCCCGGTATGTTCACCGCCAACTCCATGAACTGCCTGACCGAGGCCCTGGGCCTGTCCCTGCCCGGTAACGGCACCATGCTCGCTACCCATGCGGATCGGGAGCAGCTGTTCCTGCGCGCCGGGCGCGAGATCGTGGCGCTCGCCAAACGTTTCTACGAAGAAGACGACTACGCCGCACTGCCACGCAGCATTGCCAACCGCGCCGCATTCAGTAATGCGATGGCACTGGATATCGCCATGGGCGGGTCCACTAATACCATCTTGCACCTGCTGGCTGCGGCTCAGGAAGGGGAGATCGACTTCGACCTGTCCGATATCGACCGCCTGTCGCGCAAGATTCCGCAGTTGTGCAAGGTGGCTCCCAACACCCAGAAATACCATATTGAAGATGTGCACCGCGCCGGCGGTGTGATGGCGATTCTCGGCGAGCTGGAAGCCGGTGGCCTGCTGGATGCCAGCCTGCCTACGGTGCACAGCCGTTCCTTCAAGGAAGCGCTGGAACAGTGGGATATCCGCCGTACCGACAACCCAGACGTTCACAAATTCTTCCGCGCCGGGCCCGCGGGCATCCCCACCCAGACCGCGTTCAGCCAGGATTGTCGCTGGAACAATCTGGACGGCGACCGCGAACAGGGCTGCATCCGCTCGGTGGAGCACGCCTACTCCTCCGAGGGTGGCCTCGCCGTACTGTTCGGCAACCTCGCCCCCAACGGCTGTGTGGTGAAAACCTCCGGTGTGGAAGAGGAGCTGTGGCACTTCGAAGGGCCAGCCCACATCGTGGAGAGCCAGGAGGATGCAGTGGCACATATTCTCGAAGGCAAGGTGCAGGAAGGCGAAGCGGTGATCGTGCGCTATGAAGGTCCCAAGGGCGGCCCGGGAATGCAGGAAATGCTTTACCCCACCAGTTATCTGAAATCCAAAGGGCTGGGCAAGTCCTGTGCACTGATCACCGACGGTCGCTTCTCCGGGGGCACTTCCGGCCTGTCCATCGGACATGTGTCTCCGGAAGCGGCCGGTGGCGGCAATATCGCGCTGGTACAGGATGGCGATCTGGTGCGTATCGATATTCCCAAGCGTCTGATCGAGATCGATGTTCCCGAAGAGGAACTACAGCGCCGGCGCGCCGCGATGGACGCAAAAGGCGGTGAAGGCTGGAAGCCGGCCAAGGTTCGCCCACGCAAGGTCAGCCGAGCACTGAAAGCCTATGCGCTCCTTGCCACCAGTGCCGACAAAGGTGCGGTGCGGGATATAGACTGA